ttcttatttataaaattgtatttattttatttaaatgtatgatttaagtttacatttatgttccaacaaattagaaaaattctgcttgataaatgctcttaaacttttatgtaaatgattgacaatCACTAATAATCATGATTGACAaacatgcaaatgaaggggaaaacttcaagatatcggccctaaaaatcggcagcacatatcggccatcggctgaccctgacctctaaacatcggcatcggctatagaaaaacccatatcggtcgatctttaattaaaagtttctttatttttgaaaagGGAAAAAGCAAATATATCCATTTAGTtaattattcatcaaataaaatgtatgtgaagGAAACATGAAGCCACTTTCTGCACTGACCTGTTTGAGTCCACTAAACATAAAAGCATCGCTGGGCTCCACACTGATCTCGACATCCTGAACCAACCCAGTTCGATTCTCCAGATGGTACCGAACAGGTAAAGACTCACGCACGCGACCAAACGATGGCAGCTCTAGAACAAAAGAGGGTGAAGGTCTATTCAACAGCAAGAATGATAACAATTATAACTATATTTGCATCGTCACCAACCAACACTAACGGTCTGTTTAATCTAAGCTTATGTGCTGCCTTTTCAAAAAAATGGAAGTGGATGTAGGTGACCTGCTACTAATTTTCAATTCACAAAATTTATGCAAAAACAGGTGCTTTTGGGTATACGAGACAAAAGGAGTTGGGAGAATCTGTTACTCTGcttaaaaagtttagtttttgAAGACAAATGTTATTCATACTTCCATGAGTCAGTATCAATTTCAGCTTCTTGTTGCATTTACACAGCTTTAAGCAGCAGATGCCCTCAGCATGCTACATTTGAGTGCATCTACACGGTGAAACTAGCTAGTGTAATCTGAACCAACAGTGAATTTAGCTAACAGTCAATGTAGTGGAAAAAAGAAGAACACAACAGTTTGCACTGCAACAAAGGAGGCAAGATAATGTTGTCGGAACAAGCACTAACTAAGTGAGGTAATTgtattttacattgttttctgTGTAGAGCTATTTTGCAGTGTCTTCTGCTGTTACTACACTactgattttaatataaaaacagactgACCTGCATGGACATAAAGAGGAATATTCTCCACCATCACATGTGGCAGAGTAATGATCGTTCTCACCAATGATGTCTCAGCAAATGCTGACTTTCTGGATTAAAAAATTCATACAAGAAATTAAAGGCTGTGTGCtttgtgaatatttatttaaGCAAGTTACAAATGTACGAACTTTAACATTCTTAGTAAATGGCTCATAAGACAATAGCATGAGAAAAGGAGAGTCATCACTTGCATAAAATATGCAGGGTAAAAGTGAGTGCTGTCACCTCTTCCAGGAAATGACGTAGTGTCCAGATGCCACAGTACTGGTGCCGTTCTGAACAGGAGGACATTTGAGCAGGAAACACTCACTGGCACATTCGCTGGTCTGAAGCGTGACTGGACACACAGCAGAAAATGAATTACACTCATGccctaaataaatgtattcttttaaaaataccGCCTTCAGAAATAAAGTTCTCCCACCTCCTTCAACTTGACTCTGGGGCTGATCGATGGCATTCATACTGGAGGCCAGCTGCACTTCACTGTTCACCAACTCGATCGGCCAAGGGACGCACTCAAAATATCCATCATCAACAAGAAGGGGAATGTCCACGTACACGTGCTCCAAATTCtcaaactgacacacacacagaaactgtAGCAACCTTACAAAATATGTGTTCTTTTAAAAACTGGACACAAAATTTAAAcacctgtcatcatttattcatcttcatctacaaaacatctcttttgtgttccatgtaTAAAAAGTATTCAGGTTTAGAACAAGATAAGACTGggtaataatgacagaattttcataacTTAAGTATTAATATATTCACTTAGCTCTTACCTTACTGGACACA
The Carassius auratus strain Wakin unplaced genomic scaffold, ASM336829v1 scaf_tig00215847, whole genome shotgun sequence DNA segment above includes these coding regions:
- the LOC113096036 gene encoding trafficking protein particle complex subunit 11-like, translating into MNAIDQPQSQVEGVTLQTSECASECFLLKCPPVQNGTSTVASGHYVISWKRKSAFAETSLVRTIITLPHVMVENIPLYVHAELPSFGRVRESLPVRYHLENRTGLVQDVEISVEPSDAFMFSGLKQVRMRILPGAEQEMLYNFYPLMAGYQGLPQLNINLLRFPNISNQLLLRFLPSRIFVKPQGRNDTSIEAA